One window of Pyrus communis chromosome 12, drPyrComm1.1, whole genome shotgun sequence genomic DNA carries:
- the LOC137710388 gene encoding putative N6-adenosine-methyltransferase MT-A70-like — translation METQSEGGGGKSMASIRTMAQQLEARIESQRTTQLELLSYLQSQIGPTIVPTIDLSLKVLSAFNDRPFTPTPPLPDSKPNPRKPIEPTLPSTPEPHRSRLPSPEPKPTNPIDQSPKLSLKPENSEPTPQAEPEKFSPIDEMGNPLSLVRAMVAVCLLEIVPFSRIDSSAVLRKLEGDQKATEEEKAALREMGGESGAILAVEMALRSMAEENGGVELEFVVGGKSRVVVLGIDRTRLMKELPESKQFHSRDLNSGVENGSLSQNQQQVVTSGSDGNGGGVFGMGGPSSRPMQDMWMNPNDAHMASFPPMFPGSGQPGSFMGPRGAPNPRVMGMMGMPRGMGGVPPMHRGNSMGPNATMDSPNSMLHKPRSEEEELKDVEALLNKKTFRELQKSKTGEEILDLIHRPTAKETAVAAKFKTKGGSQLKEYCSSLTKEDCCRQSNSMHACEKVHFRRIIALHTDVNLGDCSFLDTCRHMKTCKYVHYELDPTPDVSHMMMGPPALAPPRQLRPQRAEYCSEVELGQPQWINCDIRNFRMDILGQFGVIMADPPWDIHMELPYGTMADDEMRNLNVPALQTDGLIFLWVTGRAMELGRECLEFWGYKRIEEIIWVKTNQLQRIIRTGRTGHWLNHSKEHCLVGIKGEPLVNRNIDTDVIVAEVRETSRKPDEMYPLLERVSPRTRKLELFARMHNTHAGWMSLGNQLSGVRLVDEGLRARFKAAYPDVEVQPTSPPRPSAMEVDSTAAQMRSPFSETAAPEAPYAASEVKPSPMDVEMAG, via the exons atggaGACCCAATCGGAAGGTGGAGGAGGCAAATCCATGGCCAGCATCCGAACCATGGCTCAACAGCTCGAAGCTCGAATAGAGTCTCAACGCACCACCCAGCTCGAACTCCTCTCTTACCTCCAATCCCAAATCGGCCCCACCATCGTCCCCACCATTGATCTCTCTCTCAAGGTTCTCTCCGCCTTCAACGACCGCCCTTTTACTCCCACGCCTCCTCTTCCCGACTCCAAACCAAACCCCAGAAAGCCGATCGAACCCACTCTCCCTTCGACCCCAGAACCCCACCGCAGCCGCCTCCCGTCCCCTGAGCCGAAACCCACTAACCCAATTGACCAAAGCCCGAAGCTTTCTTTGAAACCGGAGAATTCGGAGCCGACCCCCCAAGCAGAACCGGAGAAATTCAGCCCCATTGATGAGATGGGGAATCCGTTATCTCTGGTTCGGGCTATGGTGGCGGTTTGCTTACTTGAAATAGTGCCCTTTTCGCGAATTGACTCGTCAGCAGTGTTGAGGAAGCTTGAGGGCGACCAGAAAGCGACTGAGGAGGAGAAGGCAGCCTTGCGCGAGATGGGAGGAGAGTCCGGGGCGATATTGGCGGTGGAGATGGCGTTGAGGTCAATGGCGGAGGAGAACGGTGGTGTGGAGTTGGAGTTTGTGGTGGGTGGTAAGTCGAGGGTTGTCGTTTTGGGGATTGACCGGACTCGGCTGATGAAGGAATTGCCAGAAAGCAAGCAGTTTCATAGCCGAGATTTGAATTCAGGAGTTGAGAATGGGAGTTTGAGTCAGAATCAGCAGCAAGTGGTGACTAGCGGCAGCGATGGTAATGGAGGTGGAGTGTTTGGGATGGGAGGCCCTAGTTCAAGGCCAATGCAGGACATGTGGATGAACCCTAATGATGCTCATATGGCCAGTTTTCCGCCTATGTTCCCTGGGAGTGGACAGCCGGGTTCATTTATGGGTCCAAGGGGTGCTCCTAATCCTAGAGTTATGGGCATGATGGGAATGCCTAGAGGGATGGGTGGTGTTCCTCCAATGCATAGAGGTAATAGTATGGGGCCAAATGCAACAATGGATAGCCCCAATTCGATGTTACATAAGCCGCGGAGTGAAGAGGAGGAACTGAAGGATGTTGAGGcactgttgaataagaagactTTTAGGGAGTTGCAGAAGTCAAAAACTGGTGAAGAGATTTTGGACCTCATTCACCGGCCAACTGCGAAGGAGACTGCTGTAGCTGCCAAG TTCAAAACTAAAGGTGGTTCACAGTTGAAGGAATACTGCTCATCCTTAACAAAAGAGGACTGCTGTCGTCAGTCTAAttccatgcatgcatgtgaGAAG GTTCATTTTAGGCGAATAATCGCTCTACATACCGATGTCAATTTAGGAGACTGTTCTTTTCTAGATACTTGTCGTCACATGAAG ACATGCAAGTATGTCCACTATGAGCTTGATCCAACACCTGATGTGTCACACATGATGATGGGGCCTCCAGCACTCGCTCCACCTAGACAATTAAGGCCTCAACGTGCTGAATACTGTTCTGAGGTTGAACTTGGTCAACCACAGTGGATTAACTGTGATATACGCAACTTTAGAATGGACATTCTAGGGCAATTTGGAGTGATAATGGCAGATCCACCATGGGACATTCATATGGAATTGCCTTATGGGACAATGGCTGATGATGAAATGCGCAATCTTAATGTTCCGGCATTGCAGACTGATGGTCTAATTTTCCTTTGGGTCACTGGACGTGCAATGGAGCTTGGGCGTGAATG TTTAGAATTTTGGGGATACAAGCGTATCGAGGAGATAATTTGGGTAAAGACTAATCAACTTCAACGAATAATTAGAACAGGGCGGACTGGCCACTGGCTTAATCATAGCAAGGAGCATTGTCTTGTTGGAATAAAGGGGGAACCATTAGTAAATAGAAATATTGATACTGATGTCATTGTTGCCGAGGTCAGagagacaagccgcaagccaGATGAG ATGTACCCTttgttggagagggtaagtccAAGGACAAGAAAACTGGAACTGTTTGCTCGCATGCACAATACTCATGCAGG GTGGATGTCACTAGGTAATCAACTGAGTGGTGTACGATTGGTTGATGAAGGCCTGCGTGCACGATTCAAGGCTGCTTATCCGGATGTGGAGGTGCAGCCCACTTCCCCACCCAGGCCATCTGCTATGGAAGTCGACTCTACTGCTGCCCAAATGCGGAGTCCATTTTCAGAAACTGCAGCTCCGGAGGCCCCCTATGCTGCTTCTGAAGTTAAGCCTTCACCAATGGATGTTGAAATGGCCGGTTAA
- the LOC137710747 gene encoding uncharacterized protein, whose translation MELFYILLFGGMAAVVAALELSKNNKDRIHTTSAFNAFKNNYLLIYSLMMAGDWLQGPYVYYLYSQYGFSKGDIGQLFIAGFGSSMLFGTVVGSLADKQGRKRACITYCITYILSCFTKHFPDYKVLLLGRILGGIATSLLFSAFESWLVAEHNKRGFEQQWLSLTFSKAVFLGNGLIAIVAGLLGNLLVDTLGFGPVSPFDAAACFLAIGMAIIMVSWGENYGDDTENKNLLTQFRGAAIAIASDEKIALLGAIQSLFEGSMYTFVFLWTPALSPNDEEIPHGFIFATFMLASMLGSSLASRLMAGSSLRVESYMQIVFAVSAASLLLPIVTSFLIAPSDVKGGSMSLSGYCQLVGFCTFEACVGIFWPSIMKMRSQYIPEEARSTIMNFFRIPLNIFVCVVLYNVNAFPITIMFGMCSIFLFMAAVLQRRLMVISDGHKSKPEEWTMQERDTEAEPLND comes from the exons atggaGTTGTTCTACATCCTTCTGTTCGGGGGAATGGCAGCGGTGGTGGCAGCTCTCGAGCTGAGCAAGAACAACAAAGATCGCATTCATACCACCTCTGCTTTCAATGCCTTCAAGAACAATTACCTCCTCATATACTCTCTCATGATGG CCGGTGATTGGTTGCAGGGTCCATATGTTTACTATCTATACAGCCAGTATGGGTTCAGCAAGGGGGACATTGGACAACTTTTTATTGCTGGCTTTGGATCATCCATGTTGTTCGGGACAGTTGTTGGATCTCTAGCTGACAAACA GGGTCGGAAGAGGGCATGTATTACGTACTGCATAACTTACATTCTAAGCTGCTTCACCAAACATTTTCCCGACTATAAGGTTTTATTGTTGGGACGCATATTGGGAGGCATTGCTACTTCTCTACTTTTTTCAGCTTTTGAGTCTTGGCTTGTGGCGGAACATAATAAG AGGGGCTTCGAGCAACAGTGGCTTTCATTGACATTCTCTAAGGCTGTATTTCTTGGAAATGGTCTAATTGCTATAGTAGCTGGGTTGCTTGGGAATCTTCTGGTAGATACTCTGGGATTTGGCCCCGTTTCTCCATTTGATGCTGCTGCATGCTTTTTGGCAATTGGCATGGCAATTATAATGGTATCATGGGGTGAAAATTATGGAGATGATACAGAAAACAAGAACTTACTTACCCAGTTCAGGGGTGCTGCCATAGCCATCGCTTCCG ATGAGAAAATTGCTTTGCTGGGTGCCATACAGTCCCTATTTGAAGGCTCAATGTACACCTTTGTATTCCTATGGACTCCTGCTTTGAGCCCAAATGATGAGGAGATTCCACATGGTTTCATTTTTGCAACATTCATGCTAGCCTCGATGTTGGGAAGCTCTTTAGCATCTCGGCTGATGGCAGGTTCATCCCTAAGAGTTGAGAGCTACATGCAGATTGTATTTGCAGTCTCTGCGGCTTCCCTTCTGCTTCCCATTGTGACAAGC TTCTTGATTGCACCTTCCGATGTGAAAGGTGGGAGCATGTCATTATCAGGGTATTGTCAGCTTGTTGGCTTCTGCACATTTGAGGCCTGTGTGGGAATATTCTGGCCATCTATCATGAAAATGAGGTCCCAATACATCCCAGAGGAGGCGAGAAGCACCATCATGAACTTCTTCCGCATTCCTCTCAACATCTTTGTGTGTGTTGTGCTGTACAAT GTTAATGCATTTCCCATCACCATCATGTTTGGTATGTGCTCGATTTTCCTTTTTATGGCTGCTGTATTGCAGAGGCGGCTCATGGTGATTTCTGATGGCCACAAGTCAA AACCAGAAGAATGGACAATGCAGGAGAGGGACACAGAAGCGGAGCCATTAAACGACTAA
- the LOC137709744 gene encoding early nodulin-like protein 8 produces the protein MANLRTPRLHFLLALQFLMLIQSQVLCYHYKVGDLDSWGIPTSANPQVYTKWSKYHQFKLGDSLLFLYPPSQDSVIQVTAQSYGSCNLKDPILYMNDGNSLFNFTTLGDFYFTSGEPGHCEKNQKLHISFLSGNGSADSPSSGPSSLDASAPSYPTVFGTIPAPPSSSSPSQRFPVFAAAVVGFVVFALFRGNT, from the exons atggctaACCTCAGAACTCCAAGATTGCACTTCCTATTGGCTCTGCAGTTCCTCATGTTAATTCAGTCCCAAGTGCTCTGTTACCATTACAAAGTAGGAGATCTAGATTCTTGGGGAATACCAACTTCTGCAAATCCACAGGTCTACACCAAATGGTCAAAATACCATCAATTCAAGCTTGGAGATTCTCTTT TGTTTTTGTACCCACCAAGCCAAGACTCGGTGATTCAAGTGACAGCACAATCCTACGGCAGCTGCAACCTCAAAGATCCAATCTTGTACATGAACGACGGCAACTCTCTCTTCAATTTCACCACATTGGGGGATTTCTACTTCACCAGCGGCGAACCGGGCCATTGCGAAAAGAACCAGAAGCTCCACATTTCCTTTCTGTCTGGCAATGGCTCTGCTGACTCTCCTTCCTCCGGCCCTAGTTCATTGGATGCTTCTGCTCCTTCTTACCCCACCGTCTTTGGCACCATCCCGGctccgccttcttcttcttctccgtcaCAAAGGTTTCCAGTTTTCGCAGCGGCCGTTGTTGGATTTGTGGTGTTTGCACTTTTCCGTGGCAATACGTGA
- the LOC137710960 gene encoding oligopeptide transporter 7-like, with protein MEEASSHEITSPLIPEEDKKHGDFHGQSSSFQSTDEENSPVEQVALTVPTTDDPSLPVLTFRMWVLGTLSCVLLSFLNQFFWYRTEPLTITAISAQIAVVPLGQLMASKITNRVFFKGSRWEFTLNPGPFNVKEHVLITIFANSGAGTVYAIHIVTAVKVFYKKHITFFVSLLVILTTQVLGFGWAGIFRRYLVEPAAMWWPANLVQVSLFRALHEKEVRPKGGLTRTQFFLIAFMCSFAYYVFPGYLFQMLTSLSWICWIFPTNVLAQQLGSGLYGLGIGAVGVDWSTISAYLGSPLASPWFATANVAAGFFFVMYILTPLSYWFNIYKAKTFPIFSNSMFTSDGQEYNITAIIDSNFRLDYDAYEREGPLYISIIFTIAYGVSFAALTATIVHVALFHGREIWEQSKASFKDKKMDIHTRLMQRYNQVPEWWFVVILLANIALTIFTCQYYNDQLQLPWWGVLLACGIAIFFTLPIGIITAITNQAPGLNVITEYIIGYIYPGYPVANMCFKVYGYISMSQAITFLQDFKLGHYMKIPPRTMFMAQVVGTLIAAIVYLSTAWWLMETIPDICEDTTSVWTCPSDTVFYDASVIWGLIGPRRIFGDLGTYEAVNWFFLVGAVAPIFVWLAAKAFPQQEWIGLINMPVLMGATSSMPPATAVNYTSWIILGFLSGFVVYRYRPNWWKRHNYVLSGALDAGLAFMGVLLYFSLGLEDISLNWWGNDLDGCPLATCPTAKGVVVEGCPIYT; from the exons ATGGAAGAAGCATCGTCTCATGAAATCACATCCCCTCTCA TTCCTGAGGAAGATAAAAAACATGGCGACTTCCATGGCCAATCATCATCTTTCCAATCAACAGATGAAGAAAATTCACCAGTCGAACAAGTAGCTCTAACTGTGCCGACCACAGACGATCCATCCCTCCCAGTCTTAACGTTCCGAATGTGGGTCCTAGGCACTCTCTCCTGCGTCCTCCTCTCCTTTCTCAACCAGTTCTTCTGGTACAGAACTGAGCCCCTCACCATCACCGCAATCTCCGCCCAGATCGCGGTGGTGCCTCTGGGGCAGCTCATGGCTTCCAAAATCACCAACCGTGTCTTCTTCAAAGGGTCCCGCTGGGAATTTACCCTCAACCCTGGCCCTTTCAACGTTAAGGAACATGTTCTAATTACCATCTTCGCCAACTCCGGCGCCGGCACCGTCTATGCCATCCATATTGTTACCGCGGTTAAAGTTTTTTACAAGAAGCACATCACCTTCTTCGTGTCCTTGCTTGTCATCTTAACAACTCAG GTATTAGGGTTTGGTTGGGCTGGGATTTTCAGAAGGTACTTGGTTGAGCCAGCTGCTATGTGGTGGCCAGCAAACCTGGTTCAAGTTTCACTGTTCAG GGCTCTCCATGAGAAAGAAGTAAGGCCCAAGGGTGGGTTGACACGTACACAGTTCTTCCTAATAGCATTCATGTGCAGCTTTGCCTACTATGTTTTCCCAGGCTACCTCTTTCAGATGCTAACCTCCCTCTCATGGATATGTTGGATTTTTCCCACCAATGTCTTGGCCCAACAGCTCGGCTCAGGTCTTTATGGGCTTGGAATTGGAGCTGTTGGGGTTGACTGGTCAACCATCTCCGCCTATCTTGGAAGCCCACTAGCAAGCCCATGGTTTGCCACAGCCAACGTGGCTGCTGGTTTCTTCTTTGTCATGTACATATTGACTCCCCTTTCTTACTGGTTTAATATCTACAAAGCCAAAACCTTCCCCATTTTCTCAAACTCAATGTTCACATCGGATGGTCAAGAATACAACATAACAGCCATCATCGACTCCAATTTCCGCCTTGATTATGATGCCTACGAACGGGAAGGTCCTCTTTACATCAGCATAATTTTCACCATAGCTTACGGTGTTAGCTTTGCTGCACTTACCGCCACAATTGTACATGTTGCTCTATTTCATGGAAG GGAAATATGGGAGCAAAGCAAAGCAAGTTTCAAGGATAAGAAAATGGACATACACACAAGGCTGATGCAGAGGTACAACCAAGTGCCTGAGTGGTGGTTTGTAGTCATACTTTTGGCCAACATTGCACTCACTATATTTACCTGCCAATATTACAATGACCAACTTCAGTTGCCTTGGTGGGGGGTTTTACTAGCTTGTGGTATTGCCATTTTCTTCACCCTCCCAATTGGGATTATCACTGCCATTACAAATCAG GCACCAGGCTTGAACGTCATTACTGAATACATAATTGGGTACATCTACCCAGGATACCCAGTTGCTAATATGTGCTTCAAGGTTTATGGCTACATAAGTATGTCACAAGCCATCACATTTTTGCAAGACTTCAAGCTTGGCCACTACATGAAAATTCCTCCAAGAACTATGTTCATGGCTCAG GTTGTGGGAACCCTAATAGCAGCCATAGTCTACTTAAGCACAGCTTGGTGGCTAATGGAAACCATCCCAGACATATGTGAGGACACGACATCAGTGTGGACTTGCCCGAGCGACACAGTGTTTTATGATGCCTCAGTCATATGGGGATTGATTGGCCCTAGAAGAATATTTGGTGACTTGGGCACGTATGAGGCAGTCAACTGGTTCTTCCTAGTTGGTGCAGTTGCCCCCATTTTTGTATGGCTAGCTGCCAAGGCCTTCCCACAACAAGAGTGGATTGGGCTCATCAACATGCCGGTCCTCATGGGAGCGACAAGCTCAATGCCGCCAGCTACGGCAGTGAACTACACTTCTTGGAtcattttagggtttttgtctGGTTTTGTAGTGTATAGGTATAGGCCAAATTGGTGGAAGCGGCACAATTATGTTCTATCTGGGGCACTTGACGCAGGACTTGCCTTCATGGGGGTACTTTTGTATTTTAGTTTGGGGTTGGAGGACATTAGTCTTAACTGGTGGGGGAACGACCTTGATGGTTGTCCCCTGGCTACTTGCCCTACGGCCAAGGGAGTGGTTGTGGAGGGTTGCCCTATTTACACATAA